One genomic region from Cardinium endosymbiont of Dermatophagoides farinae encodes:
- a CDS encoding VapE domain-containing protein, with product MSIYKEKRTGTLKFKSFNTGHQGDAFRMWADYYGLDCRTQFKELLELIDQEMCLGLNTEKKSRVILKPIFPNSPTVKDPEASFPSQTLRIEYISCLESPISKLYLKYWLQYGIDQSVLEKFDVKQVSFLSYTANSGRYLSFKYFDKHQVVAAYHVSGRVKVYIPEISPSFSNDHSFKGQKKSFSYKNQNKDDVFGLVQLPEGNLDYILLTAGEKDCMSAYAHGFRNVISLQSEHQMPSEDLLRVLRGKTSVLLCCYDNDEAGKNASKKLRDSFGIVSVQLPGDVKDIAEYFQRYTTNDFQILLDCGVQQVQSVTINSINNNYAGKSCNTKRGKVKTYLSNKFNFRLNVVTQEREMSTKRNPGLWEKVNINELRDNLDRHGFECSLDLINCILKYFFVERFNPIEAYFLAFERNEFDGSKDYIRQLASYVHLKDSASINIHYWYTHLKQWMIRAVRTVFEPGSINKHALILCSVKENIGKSYFCEFLCPPSLIRYYNGNPVISNEKDAQKSLIRNFIINLDELHQLRSNAHVIKTWLSQRYVNVRFTLPRR from the coding sequence ATGTCTATTTATAAGGAAAAAAGGACAGGTACGTTAAAATTTAAATCTTTTAATACGGGTCACCAGGGCGATGCCTTCAGAATGTGGGCTGATTATTATGGATTAGACTGTAGGACGCAGTTTAAGGAACTTTTAGAACTCATTGACCAAGAGATGTGTCTGGGTTTGAATACTGAAAAGAAATCAAGAGTTATTCTAAAACCTATTTTTCCTAATTCACCCACTGTTAAAGACCCTGAAGCATCTTTTCCTTCTCAAACACTTCGTATTGAATACATATCTTGTTTAGAATCTCCTATTTCTAAGTTATATTTAAAATACTGGCTACAGTATGGTATTGACCAATCTGTTTTAGAAAAGTTTGATGTTAAACAAGTAAGTTTTTTATCTTATACCGCTAACTCAGGTCGTTATTTGTCTTTTAAATATTTTGATAAGCATCAGGTTGTAGCTGCCTATCATGTATCAGGTAGAGTTAAAGTATATATTCCAGAGATATCACCTTCATTTTCTAATGATCATTCTTTTAAAGGTCAGAAAAAATCATTTTCGTATAAGAATCAAAATAAAGATGATGTTTTTGGGTTGGTTCAATTACCTGAAGGAAATTTAGACTATATACTTCTTACAGCAGGGGAAAAAGATTGCATGAGTGCTTATGCACATGGGTTTAGAAATGTTATTTCTTTGCAGTCGGAGCACCAGATGCCTAGTGAGGATCTGTTGAGAGTTTTACGTGGTAAGACTTCCGTACTATTATGTTGTTATGATAATGATGAGGCAGGGAAGAATGCTTCTAAGAAGTTACGAGATTCTTTTGGTATTGTATCCGTTCAATTGCCAGGAGATGTAAAGGATATAGCGGAATACTTTCAAAGGTATACTACTAATGATTTTCAGATACTTCTAGATTGTGGTGTACAACAGGTACAATCTGTTACTATAAATTCTATTAATAACAATTATGCTGGAAAATCATGTAATACTAAACGTGGTAAAGTAAAAACCTATTTGAGTAATAAATTTAATTTTCGGTTGAATGTAGTTACCCAAGAGCGTGAGATGAGTACTAAACGTAATCCTGGTTTATGGGAAAAAGTTAACATAAATGAACTAAGGGATAATTTAGATAGGCATGGTTTTGAGTGCTCTTTGGATTTGATTAACTGCATATTAAAATATTTTTTTGTAGAACGTTTTAATCCTATAGAAGCTTATTTTTTAGCTTTTGAAAGAAATGAATTTGATGGTAGTAAGGATTATATTCGTCAACTGGCGAGTTACGTTCATTTAAAGGATTCTGCTTCTATTAATATTCACTATTGGTATACGCATCTTAAGCAGTGGATGATTAGGGCTGTTCGTACTGTTTTTGAACCTGGGAGTATAAATAAACATGCCTTGATTTTATGTTCTGTAAAAGAAAATATAGGTAAGAGTTATTTTTGTGAGTTTTTGTGCCCTCCTTCTCTTATAAGGTATTATAATGGGAACCCTGTTATTAGTAATGAGAAGGATGCGCAGAAGTCCCTAATTAGAAACTTTATTATAAACTTAGATGAACTTCATCAGCTTCGTTCTAATGCCCATGTGATCAAGACTTGGTTGTCCCAACGTTATGTTAATGTCCGGTTTACCTTACCAAGAAGATGA
- a CDS encoding HD domain-containing protein has protein sequence MRVKRYLTDDLSNKVAETDESLIQEKELISLLVNKTTLTEQKVTETINFIKNAHGNTIRKSGEPYYTHPMEVAKIVLEATNNADTILAALLHDVVEDTMVTLEQIELLYGMEVAYIVDMVTYYNTYGYRWKLDHSDSQIILNQCKDIRVVQIKLADRLHNLRTISVRKLADQKRIAKDTIDFYIPWSKKNNILIWLSEIEHICEQILHTNPT, from the coding sequence ATGCGGGTTAAGCGATATCTTACCGATGACTTATCTAATAAGGTAGCAGAAACTGATGAAAGTTTAATTCAAGAAAAAGAGCTCATTAGTCTGCTTGTAAACAAAACAACTTTAACTGAGCAAAAGGTAACTGAAACCATTAATTTTATTAAGAACGCACATGGCAATACGATACGTAAGTCAGGTGAGCCTTATTATACCCACCCTATGGAGGTAGCTAAGATTGTATTAGAGGCTACAAATAATGCTGATACCATTTTGGCTGCTCTATTGCATGATGTAGTAGAGGATACAATGGTTACATTGGAGCAAATCGAACTACTATATGGAATGGAAGTTGCTTATATAGTAGACATGGTTACGTATTATAATACTTATGGTTATCGATGGAAATTAGATCATTCAGATAGTCAAATTATATTAAATCAGTGTAAGGACATTCGTGTCGTTCAGATTAAATTAGCTGATAGGCTGCATAATCTAAGAACTATATCTGTAAGAAAGCTAGCAGACCAAAAAAGAATAGCCAAAGATACTATAGACTTTTATATTCCATGGTCCAAAAAAAATAATATTTTAATCTGGTTATCAGAAATAGAGCATATATGTGAGCAGATTTTACATACTAATCCTACATAG
- the traM gene encoding conjugative transposon protein TraM, which yields MAQYLDRTFPVSLACYDTDCLPGLFCEGVNPIIENNSHKVLDMITDQADSGLASEISKMATQFMKDITKTKFFKLHKGREVYVCAGKPLQNR from the coding sequence GTGGCCCAGTATCTAGATCGGACTTTCCCGGTCTCTCTAGCTTGTTACGATACCGATTGCTTACCTGGTCTCTTCTGTGAAGGGGTCAATCCGATTATTGAAAACAATAGTCATAAAGTATTGGATATGATCACTGATCAAGCTGATTCAGGCTTAGCCAGTGAAATAAGTAAAATGGCTACCCAGTTTATGAAAGATATAACCAAAACCAAGTTCTTTAAACTGCATAAAGGTAGAGAGGTATATGTCTGTGCAGGAAAACCATTACAAAACAGATGA
- a CDS encoding sodium:solute symporter family transporter: MLGSIVTISLLVFVCNPTLQRVEIWPYILTHIPYVYKGCLVICILGMAISTADSILHTATIMACHDLVKPIRDVEAVLDVKQLRLVRLTTLVIGLLAMTLTVYYPGIFQLNIFVFGYALPFFIVTVVPPFILAVFGFRGSSLTALIGMTTGILVALVFEKCVEHKVANFYESFGVMANGIAMMVAHYLLPQPPGKGWVEKDHKLRRIEQLIRVFKIHKKKIDLE; encoded by the coding sequence ATGTTAGGTTCTATTGTAACAATTAGCCTACTTGTTTTTGTGTGTAATCCAACGCTACAAAGAGTAGAAATTTGGCCATATATATTAACCCATATCCCATATGTTTATAAAGGATGTTTGGTAATTTGTATCCTAGGGATGGCCATATCGACAGCTGATTCAATCTTACACACTGCTACCATTATGGCTTGCCATGATCTAGTGAAACCTATCCGAGATGTGGAAGCAGTACTTGATGTGAAACAGCTTCGCTTAGTTAGGTTAACTACATTAGTTATTGGCCTATTGGCTATGACCCTGACGGTTTACTATCCTGGTATATTTCAATTAAATATTTTTGTTTTTGGCTATGCGTTGCCATTTTTTATAGTAACAGTAGTTCCTCCTTTTATATTAGCCGTTTTTGGCTTCCGCGGTAGTTCTCTTACAGCTTTGATTGGGATGACTACAGGTATACTAGTTGCCTTAGTTTTTGAAAAGTGTGTTGAGCATAAAGTAGCAAATTTTTATGAATCTTTTGGCGTGATGGCCAATGGAATAGCTATGATGGTTGCACACTATCTACTACCACAACCACCCGGTAAGGGGTGGGTTGAAAAAGATCACAAACTAAGAAGAATAGAACAGCTGATACGAGTATTTAAAATACATAAAAAAAAGATAGACCTAGAGTAG
- a CDS encoding sodium:solute symporter family protein: protein MMLYNIPLLMVLVFLLLTLLVGFCASQKATSFREYVVGNKRFSTVTLMATLLATCFGGGALITNVIRVHHNGLWWIIHMLFSTINFWLISRLSLHMGPFMQDLSIADTIGKIYGKYPRLITALFCMAFYIIVANMQIHAMSLAIKMCIDSIDPRMITILATLILIIYATFGGIRSVTTTDVLQFITLTIIIFLLAKLLFAKTDKPILEIVSCLKKQENFQLSSSYRLKPLSLFFLMLQNVALSFDLLSIPKVYMSSSPIQAKKVFLYGNFFGMLIFFAIVLIGLFVFIINPTLPEMEVWEYIMANISPTFKGCIAIVLLAMTMSTADSSLHACSIVVSHDMMEIIQGTKGSPSHAYQIRLAKLTVIATGLLAMLLSLYYKNPLELIIWGMALSTPIISAPFILAIFGFRGTSRTALIGMAISVLATLSWNKWIKPLTRNRR from the coding sequence ATGATGCTGTATAACATCCCCTTGCTCATGGTATTGGTTTTTTTGTTATTGACCCTATTGGTAGGTTTTTGTGCTAGTCAAAAAGCAACTTCCTTCCGGGAATATGTTGTGGGTAATAAACGATTTTCTACGGTTACTTTGATGGCCACGTTATTGGCCACCTGTTTTGGAGGAGGGGCGCTAATAACTAATGTAATACGTGTGCATCATAATGGTCTCTGGTGGATCATCCATATGCTTTTTAGTACCATCAATTTTTGGTTGATTAGTAGATTATCCTTACATATGGGGCCCTTCATGCAGGACCTTTCTATTGCAGACACAATAGGTAAGATATATGGCAAATATCCAAGACTTATTACTGCGCTATTTTGTATGGCATTTTATATTATTGTTGCCAACATGCAAATCCATGCAATGTCACTAGCCATCAAGATGTGCATAGATTCGATTGACCCACGTATGATTACTATACTTGCAACTTTAATTCTTATTATTTATGCTACTTTTGGAGGCATTCGCTCCGTCACCACTACCGATGTATTACAATTTATAACTTTGACCATTATTATTTTTCTGCTTGCAAAGCTTCTATTTGCAAAAACAGATAAACCTATTTTAGAAATAGTATCATGTTTAAAAAAACAAGAAAATTTTCAATTGAGCAGCTCATACCGTCTTAAGCCATTGAGTCTATTTTTTCTAATGTTACAAAATGTGGCCTTGTCCTTTGATCTCTTATCGATCCCAAAAGTATATATGTCTTCTAGCCCCATTCAAGCCAAAAAAGTTTTTTTATATGGTAATTTTTTTGGTATGCTTATATTCTTTGCTATAGTACTGATTGGTCTATTTGTTTTTATAATAAATCCAACCCTACCAGAAATGGAAGTTTGGGAGTACATAATGGCTAACATTTCACCCACTTTTAAAGGGTGTATTGCCATTGTCTTATTAGCAATGACCATGTCTACAGCTGATTCGAGTTTACATGCTTGTAGTATCGTAGTGAGTCACGATATGATGGAAATTATACAGGGCACAAAAGGTAGCCCTTCTCATGCTTATCAAATCCGACTGGCCAAACTAACTGTAATAGCTACAGGCTTATTAGCTATGCTATTAAGCCTTTACTACAAAAATCCATTAGAATTGATTATTTGGGGCATGGCATTGTCTACACCTATCATATCTGCTCCTTTTATCTTGGCTATTTTTGGTTTTAGAGGCACTTCTCGTACTGCCTTGATAGGTATGGCCATCAGTGTATTAGCGACTTTGTCTTGGAATAAATGGATTAAGCCATTAACAAGGAATAGAAGGTGA
- a CDS encoding AAA family ATPase yields the protein MMRKIDALPIGYSDVERVIRTGYYVDKTRYAQELIEKENPIFIARPRRFGKSLFINTLATIASGEKEIFKDYHIGKPENGYQWKKYPVIDLDFSGVSNNTPEELSASIKMVLKEIAFSYNVKIEDATVKDALRSLVLQLLNLEDTIESKESIKSVYESKIVVLIDEYDAPIVHLTKGSDLEKSNIKVMKDFFMTLKSLNKHFQFTFITGVSKFSLSDVFSGANHLDDITISKDADAMFGYTQEEIVTIFSKNLQDIAKKWSVKENKKVTKSEVMSGIATYYNGYKFHQDGVSVYNPWSTLKFLNSSELENYWYESGSPTILINQMLADPDRFQLDALPIDAYRHQLMYTGSRNEISLKALMFQTGYLTIDSYGPSTGVYKLKFPNQEIAKAFHQTIQDSLERRVKDYFLSIQDQIKSALQTKDIESFIIAINIAFASIPYYITSKTEKDYHSNLHMLLYGLNCLEGINSHMASEASSSKGRADIVLTIGSIVYIIEIKYKSSGKVALQQIKDNRYYTSYLLKAKEIILLGINFDEASKSIDSWAHETVNRAAHLKK from the coding sequence ATGATGCGTAAGATAGATGCACTGCCTATTGGCTATTCAGATGTTGAAAGGGTTATCCGAACAGGCTACTATGTAGATAAAACTCGATATGCACAAGAGCTAATAGAAAAAGAAAATCCTATTTTCATAGCCCGGCCTCGCAGATTTGGGAAATCGCTATTTATCAATACACTGGCTACTATAGCTAGTGGAGAAAAAGAGATTTTTAAAGATTATCATATAGGTAAACCAGAAAATGGGTATCAATGGAAGAAATATCCGGTGATTGATTTGGATTTTTCAGGTGTATCTAATAACACACCTGAAGAACTAAGCGCATCTATTAAAATGGTACTAAAAGAAATAGCCTTTTCATATAATGTAAAAATAGAAGATGCTACCGTGAAAGATGCGCTACGTAGTCTAGTGCTACAACTCTTAAACCTAGAAGATACTATAGAAAGCAAGGAAAGTATAAAATCTGTTTATGAATCCAAAATAGTAGTATTGATAGACGAATACGATGCACCTATAGTTCATCTAACAAAAGGCTCAGATCTAGAAAAATCCAATATTAAAGTCATGAAAGATTTCTTTATGACTTTAAAATCCCTTAACAAACATTTTCAATTTACCTTTATCACTGGGGTTAGTAAGTTTAGTTTATCTGATGTGTTTTCAGGGGCTAATCATTTAGACGATATTACTATTTCCAAAGATGCTGATGCCATGTTTGGATATACGCAAGAAGAGATCGTAACTATATTCTCAAAAAACTTACAAGATATTGCTAAAAAATGGAGTGTAAAAGAAAATAAAAAAGTTACTAAATCAGAAGTTATGAGTGGTATTGCGACTTATTACAATGGTTATAAGTTCCATCAAGATGGTGTAAGTGTGTATAATCCCTGGTCTACGTTAAAGTTTTTAAACAGTAGTGAACTAGAAAACTACTGGTACGAATCAGGCAGCCCAACTATCCTCATTAACCAGATGCTAGCAGACCCTGATAGATTTCAGTTAGATGCACTACCTATTGATGCCTATAGACATCAGTTAATGTATACAGGCAGCAGGAATGAGATTAGTTTAAAAGCCCTGATGTTTCAAACCGGCTACCTAACAATAGATAGTTATGGGCCATCTACAGGCGTTTATAAGCTCAAGTTTCCTAATCAAGAAATAGCAAAAGCTTTTCATCAAACGATCCAAGATAGCTTAGAACGGCGTGTTAAAGACTATTTTCTATCCATACAAGATCAAATAAAAAGCGCTTTACAAACAAAAGACATTGAGTCCTTTATTATCGCCATTAATATAGCCTTTGCTAGCATCCCTTACTATATCACTAGTAAAACGGAAAAAGATTATCACAGTAACCTCCATATGTTACTCTATGGTCTAAACTGCTTAGAGGGTATTAATAGTCATATGGCTAGTGAAGCTTCTTCTAGCAAAGGTAGGGCTGATATAGTACTAACTATTGGTAGCATCGTCTATATTATAGAAATCAAGTATAAATCGAGTGGTAAAGTAGCTTTACAACAAATTAAAGATAATCGCTATTATACTTCCTATCTATTGAAAGCCAAAGAGATTATCTTATTGGGTATTAACTTTGACGAAGCATCAAAATCTATAGATAGCTGGGCACATGAAACCGTAAACAGAGCAGCGCATCTAAAAAAATAA
- a CDS encoding AAA family ATPase — protein MMRKIDALPIGYSDVTSVIETGYYVDKTKYAQELIEKRNPIFIARPRRFGKSLFINTLATIASGEKEIFKDCYIGRPENGYGWKKYPVIKLDHSRLTNESAELLQLSLEDLLIRIASIYQLKLTGQVLKTKLSNLVEDMTKLGNDYESKIVLLIDEYDAPIVHLTKGSDLEKANIKVMKDFFMTLKSLNEYFQLTFITGVSKFSLSDVFSGANHLDDITINESANAMFGYTQQEIVTIFSKNLEDIAKKWSTKENNKVTPSEVMSRMTTHYNGYRFHRDGISVYNPWSTLKFLNTGELENYWYESGSPTILINQMLTDPDRFNLNMDNLEMQATRDDLMYTGNRNEISLKSLMFQTGYLTIYDYDESSSLYTLRFPNKEIADSFQKSIQSSLKKGIQDYFIQERDRILGALADQNIETFIDHINTAFATLPYYIDTKQEKQYHSNLHMLLQGLGFLGGHTMHMHSASPSSQGRSDIVLELKTAIYIIEIKYKSSGKIALAQIKANTAIINLIYLGKNPLYY, from the coding sequence ATGATGCGTAAGATAGATGCACTGCCTATTGGGTATTCAGATGTTACATCAGTTATTGAAACAGGCTACTACGTAGATAAAACCAAATATGCGCAAGAGTTAATAGAGAAGAGAAATCCTATTTTCATAGCCCGGCCTCGCAGATTTGGGAAATCACTGTTTATCAATACACTGGCTACTATAGCTAGTGGAGAAAAAGAGATTTTTAAAGATTGCTATATAGGCAGGCCAGAAAATGGATATGGATGGAAGAAATATCCCGTCATTAAACTGGATCACTCTAGATTGACCAATGAATCAGCAGAATTATTACAACTATCTTTAGAAGATTTACTTATACGGATTGCTTCAATATACCAGTTGAAGCTTACTGGACAGGTTCTTAAAACAAAGCTCTCTAACTTGGTTGAAGATATGACTAAATTAGGAAATGATTATGAATCGAAAATAGTATTATTAATAGACGAATACGATGCACCTATAGTTCATCTAACCAAAGGGTCTGACCTAGAAAAGGCTAATATTAAAGTCATGAAAGATTTCTTTATGACTTTGAAATCACTCAATGAATACTTTCAACTCACCTTTATCACTGGCGTAAGCAAATTTAGTTTATCGGATGTATTTTCAGGGGCCAATCATTTAGATGATATTACGATCAATGAATCTGCCAATGCCATGTTTGGTTATACCCAGCAAGAAATCGTAACCATATTCTCAAAAAACTTAGAAGATATTGCTAAAAAATGGAGTACAAAAGAAAATAACAAGGTCACTCCATCAGAAGTAATGAGCCGTATGACAACGCATTACAATGGATATAGATTCCATAGAGATGGCATAAGTGTCTATAATCCTTGGTCTACATTAAAGTTTTTAAATACTGGAGAACTAGAAAACTACTGGTACGAGTCAGGCAGTCCTACTATACTTATTAACCAGATGCTAACAGATCCTGATAGATTTAACCTTAATATGGATAATCTTGAGATGCAAGCTACTAGAGATGACCTCATGTATACAGGTAATAGAAATGAGATTAGTTTAAAATCGTTGATGTTCCAAACGGGCTATTTAACCATTTATGATTATGATGAGTCTAGTAGTCTATATACTTTAAGATTCCCTAATAAGGAAATAGCAGATTCCTTTCAAAAAAGTATACAGTCCAGTTTAAAAAAGGGTATACAAGATTATTTTATACAAGAACGTGATAGAATCCTAGGTGCATTAGCGGATCAAAACATTGAAACCTTTATAGATCATATCAATACAGCTTTTGCCACACTTCCATACTACATCGATACCAAACAAGAAAAACAGTACCACAGCAATTTACATATGTTGCTCCAAGGTTTAGGATTTCTAGGAGGTCATACGATGCATATGCATAGCGCATCTCCATCTAGTCAAGGCAGGTCAGATATTGTTTTAGAATTAAAAACGGCCATATATATCATAGAAATAAAGTACAAATCCAGCGGAAAAATAGCCTTAGCACAAATCAAAGCAAACACGGCTATTATAAACCTTATTTACTTAGGCAAAAATCCATTATACTACTAG